Proteins from a single region of Undibacterium sp. KW1:
- a CDS encoding GNAT family N-acetyltransferase, protein MQNLIPTVGTAGDITNTDQLLGAWAHGWTISRGTDAPIPLADFGYRIQVGLPGHLERYVLQGHVLSAIQKLAQELDTPDTWLKVCAPHSSVAGILPPRWKVKPLEYLMSKSIAPTAVTMPEAYHINLIEDGDAVTARACSSEGHHAATGRMAIYKQYAVFDQIVTEPAHRRRGLAFAIMQSLANHACSKAASTGILVATDEGRALYTAMGWTLASEMTAAVLVE, encoded by the coding sequence ATGCAAAACCTTATCCCTACCGTTGGCACTGCAGGAGACATCACCAATACTGACCAGTTGCTCGGCGCCTGGGCACATGGCTGGACGATTTCGCGTGGCACCGATGCCCCCATCCCGCTGGCCGATTTTGGCTACCGCATACAGGTAGGTCTGCCCGGCCATCTGGAGCGCTATGTCTTGCAGGGCCATGTTCTGAGTGCAATACAAAAACTCGCGCAAGAGCTCGATACGCCAGATACCTGGCTCAAGGTGTGCGCCCCGCACAGCAGCGTCGCGGGCATCCTGCCGCCACGCTGGAAGGTCAAACCGCTGGAATATTTGATGAGCAAATCCATCGCCCCCACGGCAGTCACCATGCCTGAGGCTTACCACATCAACCTCATCGAAGATGGCGATGCCGTCACCGCCCGCGCCTGCAGCAGCGAAGGCCACCATGCCGCGACGGGCCGCATGGCGATCTACAAACAATACGCCGTGTTTGACCAGATCGTCACCGAACCCGCACACCGCCGCCGTGGCCTGGCCTTTGCCATCATGCAAAGCCTGGCCAACCATGCGTGCAGCAAAGCAGCATCCACCGGTATTCTGGTAGCGACCGATGAAGGCCGTGCGCTCTACACCGCCATGGGCTGGACGCTGGCTTCTGAAATGACGGCGGCTGTGCTGGTCGAGTGA
- a CDS encoding GFA family protein, which produces MKTYHGSCHCKAIRFEADIDLADGSMRCNCSFCLKIRCWATVVKPESFRLLAGESELSEYQFGAKNEQHFFCKHCGVRPFGIAHSPRRGKFYGVSVSCLDDASIAELAAAPVTYVDGINDNWDTPPAVVSYL; this is translated from the coding sequence ATGAAAACCTATCACGGCAGTTGCCATTGCAAGGCCATACGTTTTGAAGCGGACATCGATCTGGCCGATGGCAGCATGCGTTGCAATTGCAGTTTTTGCCTGAAGATACGTTGCTGGGCAACAGTCGTAAAACCAGAATCTTTTCGCCTGCTGGCAGGTGAATCTGAGCTCAGTGAATATCAATTTGGCGCAAAGAATGAGCAACATTTCTTTTGCAAGCATTGCGGCGTGCGCCCGTTTGGCATTGCCCATTCACCCCGGCGCGGCAAATTCTATGGCGTCAGCGTGAGCTGTCTTGATGACGCCAGCATCGCAGAACTGGCGGCAGCACCGGTGACCTATGTCGATGGTATCAACGATAACTGGGATACGCCGCCAGCAGTGGTCAGCTACCTTTAA
- a CDS encoding GNAT family N-acetyltransferase: MPAFNQVTLDSPRLHLRPLCMDDAAAILRMRSKAKVMRYMTTAPWTDIAQATGMVERDQAAMVRGDLLRLALIRKTDKVFLGSCILFHFDEGCRRAEIGYDMDETYWGQGYMNEALVTLLNYGFSELNLNRIDADIHPDNINSARSLERLGFIREGYLRERWIIDDVVSDSAIYGLLRSDWVKRGEAS; the protein is encoded by the coding sequence ATGCCCGCCTTTAACCAGGTCACGTTAGACAGCCCCCGCCTGCACCTGCGCCCTTTGTGCATGGACGATGCCGCCGCCATCCTGCGCATGCGTTCCAAAGCCAAGGTCATGCGCTACATGACCACTGCACCGTGGACAGACATTGCCCAGGCCACTGGCATGGTCGAGCGCGATCAGGCCGCCATGGTCAGGGGCGACCTGCTGCGCCTGGCCTTGATACGCAAGACCGACAAGGTCTTTCTGGGCAGTTGTATCCTGTTCCACTTTGACGAAGGCTGCCGCCGCGCCGAGATTGGCTACGACATGGACGAAACTTACTGGGGCCAGGGCTACATGAACGAAGCCCTGGTGACCCTGCTCAATTACGGCTTCAGTGAATTAAACCTCAACCGCATCGACGCCGACATCCACCCGGACAACATCAACTCCGCCCGCTCACTCGAAAGGCTGGGCTTCATCCGCGAAGGCTATCTGCGCGAACGCTGGATCATTGACGACGTCGTGTCGGACTCGGCGATTTATGGCTTGCTGCGTAGTGATTGGGTGAAGCGGGGCGAGGCATCCTAA
- a CDS encoding DUF1801 domain-containing protein, with protein sequence MSTERINKLLQDIRMLNEDNYALVQSLREMILKLDEGVSEEVKYGGLLFSAARPFCGVFSYKNHVTLEFGLGASLPDKYKKLEGEGKYRRHIKLTSEQDISDKHVHDYLLLALKAASE encoded by the coding sequence ATGAGTACAGAGAGAATCAACAAGCTGTTGCAAGACATACGCATGCTTAATGAAGACAATTATGCCCTGGTACAAAGCCTGCGTGAAATGATCCTGAAGCTTGATGAGGGTGTGAGCGAAGAAGTCAAATACGGTGGCCTGCTGTTTTCAGCAGCGCGGCCATTCTGCGGTGTTTTCTCTTACAAAAACCATGTGACCCTGGAGTTTGGCCTGGGTGCATCCTTGCCTGACAAATACAAGAAACTCGAAGGCGAGGGCAAGTACCGTCGCCATATCAAACTGACTTCTGAGCAGGACATCAGCGACAAGCATGTGCATGACTATCTGTTGCTGGCCTTGAAGGCGGCGAGTGAATAG
- a CDS encoding SIMPL domain-containing protein — protein sequence MNKDLSRALVILGVLLALGMSAAAFIFGMQARHIGAGKQSISVKGLAEKPVQADYAEWRIGVTVVAPSFAEALAKLRKSRPVLDEFLGKQGFEKTALKESEEAVDANMVVEDLPDGRNRQVQRGYKATQSILVTSKDLTKVTNVSRAALQLEADGQPVFHSAPQYLVSKLEDIKMSLIGAATENANKRASEFAKYGSVKVGSMRSASQGAFYILPVGTETSSDEYGGTYDKTTIDKVARVVVTIEYGIER from the coding sequence ATGAACAAAGACTTATCCCGTGCCCTGGTCATACTCGGCGTCTTGCTGGCCTTGGGCATGTCGGCTGCAGCCTTTATCTTTGGTATGCAGGCCAGGCATATCGGTGCGGGCAAGCAGAGTATATCGGTCAAGGGACTGGCCGAAAAGCCTGTGCAAGCTGATTATGCAGAATGGCGCATAGGCGTGACGGTAGTGGCGCCCAGCTTTGCCGAGGCACTGGCCAAGTTGCGCAAATCACGCCCAGTGCTTGATGAATTCCTGGGCAAGCAAGGCTTTGAAAAAACTGCGCTGAAAGAATCAGAAGAAGCCGTCGATGCCAATATGGTCGTTGAAGATTTGCCCGATGGCCGCAACCGCCAGGTGCAGCGCGGCTACAAGGCCACGCAAAGCATACTGGTCACATCGAAGGATTTGACCAAGGTAACGAACGTCAGCCGCGCCGCCTTGCAACTCGAAGCGGATGGCCAGCCAGTATTTCACAGCGCACCGCAATACCTGGTATCAAAACTCGAAGACATCAAGATGTCATTGATAGGTGCCGCCACCGAAAACGCCAACAAGCGCGCCTCTGAATTTGCCAAGTACGGCTCAGTCAAGGTAGGCAGCATGCGTTCTGCCTCGCAGGGGGCGTTCTATATCCTGCCAGTCGGCACAGAAACCAGTTCAGACGAATACGGCGGCACCTATGACAAGACCACGATAGACAAGGTCGCGCGGGTGGTGGTGACGATAGAATATGGGATAGAGCGTTGA
- a CDS encoding APH(3') family aminoglycoside O-phosphotransferase, giving the protein MDKHKPDSKPEQPPMHRMHQLPLAITRFIADATLIADDIGESPSNVYRFSKGGEHFFLKTSSPVLASTTYSVKREAQALQWLSGRIGVPELVAVADNEYGEAMITRAVPGVPLSARIAAGQPVSHLFLEALRQLQALPTHDCPLHAGAAMRLRELEYLVSQNLHAQEYELDQWPGLHSMQDLINLLHATLPAENPQDLVFAHGDLGDSNVFVDERDQLYFIDLGRAGLADRWMDIAFAHRNLREEVSDKVANEFLASLASLGYADAPAKREFFMQLDELF; this is encoded by the coding sequence ATGGATAAGCACAAACCAGACAGCAAACCAGAGCAACCGCCCATGCACCGTATGCACCAGCTACCACTCGCCATCACCCGTTTCATCGCCGACGCCACCCTGATTGCTGACGACATTGGCGAATCCCCCAGCAATGTGTATCGCTTCAGCAAAGGTGGTGAACACTTCTTCCTCAAGACTTCGTCACCTGTGCTGGCATCGACCACCTATAGCGTCAAACGCGAAGCACAGGCGCTGCAATGGCTGAGCGGGCGCATAGGTGTGCCTGAACTGGTGGCGGTGGCAGACAATGAATATGGCGAAGCCATGATCACCCGCGCCGTGCCTGGCGTGCCCCTGTCAGCGCGGATAGCAGCCGGGCAGCCAGTCAGCCATTTATTCCTTGAAGCCCTGCGCCAGTTGCAAGCCCTGCCCACGCATGATTGCCCGCTGCATGCAGGCGCAGCCATGCGCTTGCGCGAACTGGAATACCTGGTCAGCCAGAACCTGCATGCGCAAGAGTATGAGCTCGATCAATGGCCCGGCCTGCACAGCATGCAAGACCTGATCAACTTGCTGCACGCGACCCTGCCAGCAGAAAACCCGCAAGACCTGGTTTTTGCCCATGGTGATCTCGGTGACAGCAATGTGTTTGTCGATGAGCGCGACCAGCTCTATTTCATCGACCTGGGCCGCGCAGGCCTTGCCGACCGCTGGATGGATATCGCCTTTGCCCACCGCAATCTACGGGAAGAAGTGTCTGACAAAGTGGCGAATGAATTTCTGGCTTCACTGGCCTCGTTAGGTTATGCAGATGCGCCGGCGAAGCGGGAGTTTTTTATGCAACTTGATGAGTTGTTTTAG
- a CDS encoding serine hydrolase, which produces MQSALSILSILRSTPSLFPTYRVLAASLVLLGGLAASPMQAHADTVDDYVRAEMQKRHIPGMTVAVLRNNKLIKESAYGLASLEHNVATKTDTVYTLASMTKTFTASAIMLLVQDGGLALDDSITKILPQLPAAWAGITLRHCLSHTSGLPDAITDDVNITTISGDRDILIQELAKLPLQPAGEKSVYNQTGYMLLGMVIEKISGMPYEQFVQTRLFQPMGITGAKFGDAWSIIPGRSDLHTSLDISKDHSKLEMKNGRPVVMKDKIYHYGAKFMPDYLAPAGLLNGNIHDLVSFEQALASGKLIKPAQLKEMNTPYKLRNGQDGDYGLGFIFMPFGKQPAISYGGGAATWRVHLPEKHLTVVVLTNLQGAQPHALAGDVAALYDDGAK; this is translated from the coding sequence ATGCAATCAGCACTATCAATACTATCAATACTGCGTTCTACACCATCCCTGTTCCCCACATATCGTGTTCTTGCAGCCAGCCTGGTTTTGCTGGGTGGTTTGGCTGCCAGCCCCATGCAGGCGCATGCCGACACTGTCGATGATTATGTACGCGCTGAAATGCAGAAGCGCCATATCCCCGGCATGACAGTGGCCGTGCTGCGTAATAACAAGCTCATCAAAGAAAGCGCTTATGGCCTGGCCAGCCTGGAACACAATGTGGCAACAAAAACAGACACGGTCTATACACTGGCCTCAATGACCAAGACCTTTACCGCCAGCGCCATCATGTTGCTGGTGCAGGATGGCGGCCTTGCGCTTGATGACTCCATCACAAAAATCCTGCCGCAACTGCCTGCGGCCTGGGCTGGCATTACGCTGCGCCATTGCCTCTCGCATACCTCGGGCTTGCCAGATGCGATTACCGATGACGTCAACATCACCACCATCAGCGGTGATCGCGACATCCTGATTCAGGAGCTGGCAAAATTGCCGCTGCAGCCCGCAGGTGAAAAATCTGTGTATAACCAGACTGGCTATATGCTGCTGGGCATGGTCATAGAAAAAATCAGTGGCATGCCGTATGAGCAGTTTGTGCAAACCCGTTTGTTCCAGCCCATGGGTATCACTGGTGCAAAGTTTGGTGACGCCTGGTCCATCATCCCTGGCCGCAGTGACCTACATACTTCACTTGACATCAGCAAGGACCATAGCAAGCTGGAGATGAAAAATGGCCGCCCCGTCGTCATGAAAGACAAGATTTACCACTATGGCGCAAAGTTCATGCCTGACTACCTGGCCCCGGCTGGCCTCTTGAATGGCAATATCCACGACCTCGTCAGTTTTGAGCAGGCACTGGCCAGCGGCAAGCTCATCAAGCCTGCCCAACTCAAAGAGATGAATACGCCCTACAAGCTGCGCAATGGCCAGGATGGTGATTATGGTCTGGGCTTTATCTTCATGCCCTTTGGCAAACAGCCTGCGATTTCTTATGGTGGCGGTGCTGCCACCTGGCGTGTGCACCTGCCAGAAAAGCATTTGACTGTGGTCGTGCTGACCAATCTGCAGGGCGCGCAACCGCATGCGCTCGCGGGTGACGTCGCGGCACTCTACGATGACGGGGCGAAGTAA